A window of the Janthinobacterium agaricidamnosum NBRC 102515 = DSM 9628 genome harbors these coding sequences:
- a CDS encoding ABC transporter permease translates to MSLLLEPPIRQEFEYAAQPPAGIVLETPLPAFERVWQQAWLRKTLILLVLAVLWEVAARWQNNDLLLPSFLQTAKAFVQGLISGELTGRVLISLNVLVQGYVLGVLAAFVLTSLAVSSRLGRDMLETLTAMFNPLPAIALLPLALLWLGLGRASLIFVIVHSVMWPLALNTYAGFQSVPETLRMAGRNYGLSGMRLVWQILVPGALPAIVSGLKIGWAFAWRTLIAAELVFGTTSGQGGLGWYIFQNRNELYTDKVFAGLAAVILIGLLVENIGFRTLERVTVRRWGMQR, encoded by the coding sequence ATGAGCTTGTTGCTGGAACCGCCTATCCGCCAGGAATTCGAATATGCCGCGCAGCCGCCGGCCGGCATCGTCCTGGAAACGCCGCTGCCGGCATTCGAGCGTGTCTGGCAACAGGCATGGCTGAGGAAAACCCTGATCTTGCTGGTGCTGGCCGTGCTGTGGGAAGTCGCCGCGCGCTGGCAAAACAATGATTTGCTGTTGCCGAGCTTTTTGCAAACGGCCAAAGCGTTCGTGCAGGGTTTAATTAGTGGCGAGCTGACCGGCCGGGTGCTGATTTCCTTGAACGTGCTGGTGCAGGGTTATGTGCTGGGCGTGCTGGCCGCGTTTGTGCTGACGTCGCTGGCGGTGTCCAGCCGCCTCGGCAGGGATATGCTGGAAACGCTGACGGCGATGTTCAATCCGCTGCCGGCGATTGCGCTGTTGCCGCTGGCTTTGCTGTGGCTGGGCCTGGGCCGTGCCAGCCTGATTTTTGTCATCGTCCATTCGGTGATGTGGCCGCTGGCGCTGAATACCTATGCCGGCTTCCAGAGCGTGCCGGAAACCTTGCGCATGGCGGGCCGCAATTACGGCTTGAGCGGCATGCGGCTGGTGTGGCAGATTTTAGTGCCGGGTGCGTTGCCGGCCATCGTTTCCGGCTTGAAGATAGGCTGGGCGTTTGCGTGGCGCACGCTGATCGCGGCGGAACTGGTGTTCGGCACCACGTCGGGACAGGGCGGCCTGGGCTGGTATATTTTCCAGAACCGCAACGAGCTGTACACCGACAAGGTCTTCGCCGGCCTGGCGGCCGTGATCCTGATCGGCTTGCTGGTCGAGAATATCGGTTTTCGGACGCTGGAGCGTGTCACCGTGCGGCGCTGGGGCATGCAGCGCTGA
- a CDS encoding glycoside hydrolase family 19 protein has protein sequence MNSLIAGLMGGSLLGCGGGDTSSPASTTSLLATTAVCYAAWSPTTVYNGGATVSYNGVNYRAAYWTQGTNPSTNNGPAGSGQPWISDSVCGGDTTPTPTPDPGGSFSGLSKAQFEAWFPSRSSFYQYADFVAAAAYYPSFAKSGNATVDKQEVAAFFANLQHESDNLKAVREYNTANWPLYCDVNWVRVPCKSNNVVDQYFGRGPIQISWTSNYRSLGNAMGLGEQLVNNPELLATNATIAWRSAIWYWMTQPGRAGRSAHDSMVGGYGFGQTINAINGNLECVGGTAYQGPAQMQTRVNYYTTFTQNLAVPTGPNLTC, from the coding sequence ATGAACAGTCTTATCGCTGGACTGATGGGGGGCTCGCTCCTCGGCTGCGGCGGTGGCGACACCTCCTCGCCAGCGAGCACAACTTCATTGCTCGCTACTACAGCGGTATGTTATGCCGCCTGGTCGCCTACCACCGTCTACAATGGCGGCGCGACAGTGAGCTACAACGGCGTTAATTACAGGGCCGCGTATTGGACGCAAGGCACCAATCCATCGACGAATAATGGTCCTGCTGGCAGTGGCCAGCCGTGGATCAGCGATTCTGTTTGCGGTGGCGACACTACGCCGACGCCTACTCCCGACCCGGGAGGTAGTTTTTCCGGCCTGTCAAAAGCTCAGTTCGAAGCATGGTTCCCGAGCCGCAGTTCGTTCTACCAATACGCCGACTTCGTCGCTGCAGCAGCTTACTATCCAAGCTTTGCCAAGTCGGGCAACGCTACCGTGGACAAGCAGGAAGTGGCCGCCTTCTTCGCCAACCTGCAGCACGAGTCGGACAACTTAAAGGCAGTCAGGGAATACAACACCGCCAACTGGCCCTTGTACTGCGATGTGAACTGGGTACGAGTCCCCTGCAAGAGCAATAACGTGGTCGACCAGTATTTCGGTCGTGGCCCGATCCAAATCAGCTGGACCTCAAACTACCGCAGTCTGGGCAACGCCATGGGCCTGGGCGAGCAACTGGTGAACAATCCGGAATTGTTGGCCACCAACGCCACCATCGCGTGGAGAAGTGCGATCTGGTACTGGATGACCCAGCCTGGCCGCGCCGGGAGGTCGGCGCATGATTCGATGGTCGGCGGATACGGTTTCGGCCAGACCATCAATGCCATTAACGGCAATCTCGAATGCGTAGGCGGCACTGCGTATCAGGGGCCGGCCCAGATGCAGACCCGAGTGAATTATTACACGACCTTCACCCAGAACTTGGCGGTACCCACCGGTCCTAATCTGACTTGCTGA
- a CDS encoding ABC transporter ATP-binding protein — MSTPTFQVVRPPQAIQPLLRVRNVSLEYRSQERTVRATHDVSFDVYRGDRFVLLGPSGCGKSSLLKAAAGFIAPQSGSIELDGKTVSKPGPDRIVVFQEFDQLPPWKTVLENVMFPLLATRRLDTRQARERARHWINKVGLKGFEDAHPHTLSGGMKQRVAIARALAMQPEVLLMDEPFAALDALTRRKMQEELSRLWEELRFTLLFVTHSIEETLVVGNRILLLSPHPGRVRAELNSHQFGLHSGGGAEFQAAAQRIHGLLFDEENHAAADVAAAAPIDRVAV; from the coding sequence ATGAGTACGCCAACCTTTCAAGTCGTACGCCCGCCGCAAGCCATCCAGCCTTTGCTGCGGGTGCGCAATGTCAGCCTGGAATACCGCAGCCAGGAACGCACCGTGCGCGCCACCCACGACGTCAGTTTCGACGTGTACCGGGGCGACCGCTTTGTGTTGCTGGGGCCGTCAGGTTGCGGCAAGTCGTCGCTGCTGAAAGCGGCCGCCGGCTTCATCGCACCGCAATCGGGCAGCATCGAACTCGACGGCAAGACCGTCAGCAAGCCTGGGCCGGACCGTATCGTTGTGTTCCAGGAGTTCGACCAATTGCCGCCATGGAAAACCGTACTGGAAAACGTCATGTTCCCGCTGCTGGCGACCAGGCGGCTGGATACCCGGCAGGCGCGGGAAAGGGCGCGCCACTGGATCAACAAGGTTGGATTGAAAGGGTTCGAAGACGCCCATCCGCATACTTTGTCGGGCGGCATGAAACAGCGCGTGGCGATTGCCCGCGCGCTGGCGATGCAGCCGGAAGTGCTGCTGATGGATGAGCCGTTCGCCGCGCTCGATGCCTTGACCCGCCGCAAGATGCAGGAAGAATTGAGCCGGCTGTGGGAAGAGTTGCGGTTTACCTTGCTGTTCGTCACCCATTCGATCGAGGAAACATTAGTGGTCGGCAACCGCATCTTGCTGCTGTCGCCGCATCCGGGCCGGGTGCGCGCTGAATTGAATAGCCACCAGTTCGGTTTGCACAGCGGCGGCGGGGCCGAATTCCAGGCCGCCGCGCAACGCATCCACGGCTTATTGTTTGACGAAGAGAATCATGCTGCAGCGGATGTTGCGGCAGCTGCGCCGATTGACCGGGTGGCGGTATGA
- a CDS encoding trimeric intracellular cation channel family protein, which translates to MLLHTIYLVAIIAEAMSGAIMGMRRGMDLFGICMIGTVTALGGGTIRDLLLGHYPLGWIAHPEYLMFTIGAAIVTALVARHLHHLRSVFLLVDGLGLVAFCVIGSDIARAAGMHPPIVVLAGMITGVFGGLLRDILCNQIPLVLQRELYATVALFTGALYAGLLWIDVEASAAVLISLLAGLVFRLLALRLHWQLPNFDAQRIRGFE; encoded by the coding sequence ATGCTGCTACACACAATTTACCTGGTCGCCATCATCGCCGAGGCGATGTCGGGCGCCATCATGGGCATGCGCCGCGGCATGGACCTGTTCGGCATCTGCATGATCGGCACCGTCACCGCGCTGGGCGGCGGCACCATCCGCGACCTCTTGCTGGGCCACTATCCGCTGGGCTGGATCGCCCATCCGGAATACCTGATGTTCACCATTGGCGCGGCCATCGTGACGGCGCTGGTGGCGCGCCATCTGCACCATTTGCGCAGCGTGTTCCTGCTGGTCGACGGCCTGGGGCTGGTGGCGTTTTGCGTGATCGGCAGCGACATCGCGCGCGCGGCCGGCATGCATCCGCCGATCGTCGTCTTGGCCGGCATGATCACCGGCGTATTCGGCGGCTTGCTGCGCGACATACTGTGCAACCAGATACCGCTGGTGCTGCAGCGCGAGCTGTACGCCACCGTCGCGCTGTTCACCGGCGCGCTGTACGCCGGCCTGCTGTGGATCGATGTCGAAGCATCGGCGGCGGTGCTGATCTCGCTGCTGGCCGGCCTGGTTTTCCGCCTGCTGGCGCTGCGCTTGCACTGGCAATTGCCTAACTTCGACGCGCAGCGCATCCGCGGCTTTGAGTAG
- the argP gene encoding HTH-type transcriptional regulator ArgP: MNLNPKHTEAFRAVVETGSFEQAALRLHLTSPAISQRVRALESMLGNALIVRSRPARATRMGQRLMQYLKRAALLETELAADLAVQHDAPLSLVLALNADSIGTWFFPALSALLIREKVLLDLIVEDQDHTYTLLETGMAVGCISSEAKAMRGCSAELLGVMRYWLVASPAFRDQWLPHGLTRKAARKAPVVAYTHKDTLQSTFLQEKLGLPEGAYPCHYIPGAPSHFNAIRAGLGYGMVPDLLLQAQDNGGDVIRLVPQPAEVALYWHTWKVQSPRMEAISKQIVAAARASLE; this comes from the coding sequence ATGAACCTCAATCCCAAGCATACGGAAGCGTTCCGGGCGGTGGTCGAAACCGGCAGTTTTGAACAGGCGGCGCTACGGCTGCACCTGACCTCGCCGGCCATTTCACAGCGGGTGCGGGCGCTGGAAAGCATGCTCGGCAATGCGCTGATCGTGCGCAGCCGTCCGGCGCGCGCAACCCGCATGGGGCAGCGACTGATGCAATACCTGAAGCGCGCCGCGCTGCTGGAAACGGAATTGGCGGCCGATCTGGCGGTGCAGCACGACGCGCCGCTGAGCCTGGTGCTGGCACTGAACGCGGATTCGATCGGCACCTGGTTTTTCCCGGCGCTGTCGGCCTTGCTGATACGCGAAAAAGTGTTGCTCGACCTGATCGTCGAAGACCAGGACCACACGTATACCTTGCTGGAAACCGGCATGGCGGTCGGCTGCATCAGCAGCGAAGCAAAAGCGATGCGCGGCTGCAGCGCCGAGCTGCTGGGCGTGATGCGCTACTGGCTGGTGGCCAGCCCGGCATTCCGCGATCAATGGTTGCCGCACGGCTTGACGCGCAAGGCCGCGCGCAAGGCGCCGGTAGTGGCCTACACCCACAAGGACACCTTGCAATCGACGTTTTTACAGGAAAAGCTGGGCTTGCCGGAAGGCGCGTATCCTTGCCACTACATCCCGGGTGCGCCCTCGCACTTCAACGCGATCCGGGCCGGCCTCGGTTACGGCATGGTGCCGGATCTGCTGTTGCAGGCGCAGGATAATGGCGGCGACGTGATACGGCTGGTCCCGCAGCCGGCCGAAGTGGCGCTGTACTGGCATACCTGGAAGGTGCAGTCGCCGCGCATGGAAGCCATTTCGAAACAGATCGTCGCGGCGGCGCGAGCCAGCCTGGAATAA
- a CDS encoding ABC transporter substrate-binding protein has translation MPLFRSRPVRNVIASLALMCMAASAHAEGRIRIAGQHGITFILLNIAQEQKLIEKYGRQQGVDVKVEWLTLSGGPAVNDALLSGNIDIAGAGLGPLLTIWDRTRERQNVRGVASLGNFPYYLISNNPKVKTIADLSDQDRIALPAVSVSVQARILQMAVAKQWGDKEFKRLDKITQTLPHPDAAAAVIAGGTELTGHFGNSPFQEQELAHNPSAHIILNSYDVQGGPSSSTLLYAAEKYRTDNPKTYRAFILALNEAAQYASAHPEGAADIYLRVNKSKVDRNLLLKIFKNPQVQFKVAPQNTYGLAQFLHRVGAIKNLPAGWRDYFFDDPALAGGS, from the coding sequence ATGCCGCTGTTTCGATCCCGTCCTGTCCGTAACGTCATCGCCAGCCTGGCGTTGATGTGCATGGCGGCATCGGCGCATGCCGAAGGCCGCATCCGCATCGCCGGCCAGCACGGCATTACGTTCATCTTGCTCAATATCGCGCAAGAGCAAAAGCTGATCGAAAAATACGGCAGGCAGCAGGGCGTGGATGTGAAAGTGGAATGGCTGACCTTGTCTGGCGGCCCGGCCGTCAATGACGCGCTGTTGTCCGGCAATATCGATATCGCCGGCGCCGGACTGGGGCCGCTGCTGACCATCTGGGACCGCACCAGGGAGCGCCAGAATGTGCGCGGCGTCGCGTCGCTGGGCAATTTCCCATACTATCTGATCAGCAATAATCCCAAGGTCAAGACCATCGCCGATTTGAGCGACCAGGACCGCATTGCCTTGCCGGCGGTATCGGTGTCGGTACAGGCGCGCATCTTGCAAATGGCGGTTGCGAAACAATGGGGCGACAAGGAATTCAAGCGCCTCGACAAGATCACCCAGACCTTGCCGCATCCGGACGCGGCGGCGGCGGTGATCGCCGGCGGCACCGAACTGACCGGCCACTTCGGCAATTCGCCGTTCCAGGAACAGGAGCTGGCGCACAATCCGAGCGCCCACATCATCTTGAATTCCTATGACGTGCAGGGAGGTCCGAGTTCGTCGACCTTGCTGTACGCCGCTGAAAAATACCGCACTGACAATCCGAAAACCTACCGCGCCTTCATCCTGGCCTTGAACGAAGCGGCGCAATACGCCAGCGCCCATCCGGAAGGCGCGGCCGACATTTATTTGCGCGTGAATAAAAGCAAGGTGGACCGTAATCTCTTGCTGAAAATCTTCAAGAACCCGCAAGTGCAATTCAAGGTCGCGCCGCAAAACACCTATGGTTTGGCGCAATTCCTGCACCGGGTCGGCGCCATTAAAAATTTGCCGGCCGGCTGGCGCGATTATTTCTTCGACGACCCGGCATTGGCCGGAGGAAGTTAA
- the can gene encoding carbonate dehydratase: protein MTEPQTSPALSDLLQRNRRWAASMVEKDPEYFKTLEAQSPEYLWIGCSDSRVPANELLGMAPGNVFVHRNIANVVVHTDLNCLSVLQFAVEVLKVKHVIIVGHYGCKGVHAAMTGTRVGLVDNWLRHVQDVHQKHERYLGDVLSAHQRQDRLCELNVTEQVSNVCQTTIVQDAWERGQELHVHGWVYGLKDGLLNNLDMTVSGPDELASRVANRLTHYADNA from the coding sequence ATGACCGAACCCCAAACTTCGCCGGCCTTGTCGGACTTGTTGCAGCGTAACCGCCGTTGGGCCGCTTCCATGGTGGAAAAGGATCCCGAGTATTTCAAGACGCTGGAAGCCCAGTCTCCTGAATATCTGTGGATAGGCTGTTCCGACAGCCGCGTGCCCGCCAATGAATTACTGGGCATGGCTCCTGGCAATGTGTTTGTGCACCGTAATATCGCCAACGTAGTGGTGCATACTGATTTGAATTGCCTGTCCGTGCTGCAATTCGCCGTCGAGGTGCTGAAAGTCAAACATGTCATCATCGTCGGCCATTATGGCTGCAAAGGCGTGCATGCGGCCATGACCGGCACCCGGGTCGGCCTGGTCGACAACTGGCTGCGCCACGTCCAGGACGTGCACCAGAAACATGAACGCTACCTGGGCGACGTGCTGTCGGCGCACCAGCGCCAGGACCGGCTATGCGAGTTGAACGTCACCGAACAAGTCTCCAACGTCTGCCAAACCACCATCGTGCAAGACGCGTGGGAACGCGGCCAGGAGTTGCATGTGCATGGCTGGGTGTATGGCTTGAAGGATGGCTTGCTGAACAACCTCGACATGACCGTCAGCGGCCCCGATGAATTGGCGTCGCGGGTGGCGAACCGTTTGACGCATTACGCGGACAATGCGTGA
- the dnaJ gene encoding molecular chaperone DnaJ, giving the protein MAKRDFYETLGVSKGASEEEIKKSYRKLAMKYHPDRNPDSKESEEKFKEVKEAYEMLTNPEKREAYDRYGHAGVDPNMGGGGGFGGGAGGFADSFGDIFGDIFGGGGGRSRNSGPQVYRGADLRYNLEITLEQAAHGFNTTIRVPSWDKCDTCHGSGAKPGTSPTTCGTCGGHGQVRMQQGFFSIQQTCPKCHGSGKVITDPCTPCGGAGRIKRNKTLEVQIPAGIDTGTRIRSSGDGEPGTNGGPAGDLYVEIHIKPHAVFQREGDDLHCEMPISFTKAALGGDIEVPTLNGKVSFAIPEGTQSGKTFRLKGKGIKGVRSGYMGDLFCHVAIETPVKLTEKQKELLRDFEKSTAEGGAKHSPQSKTWKDKVKDFFE; this is encoded by the coding sequence ATGGCAAAGCGTGATTTTTACGAGACACTCGGTGTCTCAAAGGGTGCTTCGGAAGAAGAGATCAAAAAGTCTTACCGTAAACTGGCGATGAAATACCATCCGGACCGCAATCCGGACAGTAAAGAGTCGGAAGAAAAGTTTAAGGAAGTCAAAGAAGCCTACGAAATGCTGACCAATCCGGAAAAGCGCGAAGCGTACGACCGTTACGGTCACGCCGGCGTGGACCCGAACATGGGCGGCGGCGGAGGTTTCGGCGGTGGCGCGGGCGGTTTTGCCGACAGCTTCGGCGACATCTTTGGCGATATCTTTGGCGGTGGCGGTGGACGCAGCCGTAATTCCGGTCCGCAAGTCTATCGCGGCGCCGATTTGCGCTACAACCTCGAAATCACGCTGGAACAGGCGGCGCACGGCTTTAACACGACCATCCGCGTACCAAGCTGGGACAAATGCGATACGTGTCACGGCAGCGGCGCCAAGCCAGGCACCTCGCCGACCACGTGCGGCACGTGCGGCGGCCACGGCCAGGTACGCATGCAGCAAGGTTTTTTCAGCATCCAGCAAACCTGCCCGAAATGCCATGGCAGCGGCAAGGTCATCACCGACCCATGCACGCCGTGCGGCGGTGCGGGGCGCATCAAGCGCAACAAGACGCTGGAAGTACAAATTCCGGCAGGTATCGATACCGGCACGCGCATCCGCTCGTCCGGCGATGGCGAACCCGGCACCAATGGCGGCCCGGCCGGCGACCTGTATGTGGAAATCCACATCAAGCCGCATGCCGTGTTCCAGCGCGAAGGCGACGACCTGCATTGCGAAATGCCGATCTCGTTCACCAAGGCAGCGTTGGGCGGCGACATCGAAGTGCCGACCTTGAATGGTAAAGTATCGTTTGCGATTCCTGAAGGTACCCAGTCGGGCAAGACTTTCCGCCTCAAGGGCAAGGGCATCAAGGGCGTACGTTCCGGCTACATGGGCGACCTGTTCTGCCACGTTGCCATCGAGACCCCGGTCAAGCTGACGGAAAAGCAAAAAGAATTGCTGCGCGACTTTGAAAAATCGACGGCCGAAGGCGGCGCCAAGCATAGTCCGCAAAGCAAGACCTGGAAAGACAAGGTCAAGGATTTTTTTGAGTGA
- the gabD gene encoding NADP-dependent succinate-semialdehyde dehydrogenase, whose amino-acid sequence MLNLNDPALLRQQCYLDGQWQHADHGQARNVINPATGDTIGSIPVMGAAETRRAIAAANAAWPAWRKKSAQQRSVILRRWCELMLENADDLALIMTAEQGKPLAEAKGEVTYAASFIEWFAEQGKRVAGDTLQSPWPDRRIVVTKEPIGVCAAITPWNFPAAMITRKAGPALAAGCPMVVKPAELTPFSALALAVLAERAGIPAGVFSVITGSSRDIGGEMTGNPTVRKLSFTGSTAVGRTLMEQCAPTIKKLSLELGGNAPFIVFDDADLDAAVEGAIASKYRNAGQTCVCANRLYVQDGVYDAFADKLVAAVRKLKVGNGQDDGVTQGPLIEEKAVVKVEQHIADALSKGGKLLIGGKRHALGHSFFEPTVMTEMTSDMLVASEETFGPLAPLFRFKTDDEVIGLANDSEFGLAAYFYARDIGRIWRVAEGLESGMVGINTGLISTEVAPFGGVKQSGLGREGSAYGIDDYLVIKYICMGGL is encoded by the coding sequence ATGCTTAATCTGAACGATCCGGCGCTGCTGCGCCAGCAATGTTATCTCGACGGCCAATGGCAACACGCCGACCACGGCCAGGCCAGGAATGTGATCAATCCGGCCACCGGCGACACCATCGGTTCGATACCGGTGATGGGCGCGGCAGAAACCCGGCGCGCGATCGCCGCCGCCAATGCGGCGTGGCCGGCCTGGCGCAAGAAAAGCGCGCAGCAGCGCAGCGTGATCCTGCGCCGCTGGTGTGAACTGATGCTGGAAAACGCCGACGACCTGGCGCTGATCATGACCGCCGAACAGGGCAAGCCGCTGGCCGAAGCCAAGGGCGAAGTGACGTATGCGGCGTCGTTCATCGAATGGTTCGCCGAACAGGGAAAACGCGTTGCAGGCGACACCCTGCAATCGCCGTGGCCGGACCGGCGCATCGTCGTCACCAAGGAGCCGATCGGCGTGTGCGCCGCGATCACGCCATGGAATTTCCCGGCCGCGATGATCACCCGCAAAGCCGGCCCGGCGCTGGCGGCCGGCTGCCCGATGGTCGTCAAGCCGGCCGAACTGACGCCGTTTTCGGCGCTGGCGCTGGCCGTGCTGGCCGAACGGGCCGGCATTCCTGCCGGCGTGTTCAGCGTGATCACCGGTTCGTCGCGCGACATCGGCGGCGAAATGACCGGCAACCCGACGGTGCGCAAACTGAGCTTCACCGGCTCGACCGCCGTCGGCCGCACGCTGATGGAGCAATGCGCGCCGACCATCAAGAAACTGTCGCTGGAATTGGGCGGCAACGCGCCGTTCATCGTGTTCGACGACGCCGACCTGGACGCCGCCGTCGAAGGCGCGATCGCATCCAAATACCGCAACGCCGGCCAGACCTGCGTGTGCGCCAACCGCCTGTATGTGCAGGATGGCGTGTACGACGCCTTCGCCGACAAGCTGGTCGCGGCGGTGCGCAAGCTGAAGGTCGGCAATGGCCAGGATGACGGTGTCACGCAAGGTCCGCTGATCGAGGAAAAGGCCGTCGTCAAGGTCGAGCAGCACATCGCCGACGCCTTGTCGAAAGGCGGCAAGCTGCTCATCGGCGGCAAGCGCCATGCGCTGGGCCACAGCTTTTTCGAGCCGACCGTGATGACGGAAATGACATCCGACATGCTGGTCGCCAGCGAAGAAACCTTCGGCCCGCTGGCGCCGCTGTTCCGCTTCAAGACCGACGATGAAGTGATCGGACTGGCGAATGACAGCGAATTCGGCCTGGCCGCGTATTTCTATGCGCGCGACATCGGCCGTATCTGGCGCGTCGCGGAGGGACTGGAAAGCGGCATGGTCGGTATCAACACCGGCCTGATTTCCACCGAGGTCGCGCCGTTCGGCGGCGTCAAGCAATCCGGCCTCGGGCGCGAGGGATCGGCGTACGGGATCGACGATTATCTGGTGATCAAATACATTTGCATGGGCGGGCTTTAA
- a CDS encoding IS110 family transposase: MPPFFISRNACPVWRGKRKQIVFQEYVDTISAGIQHVLGLDQHIARVAQASAVWPIIVALMALRGVSLLTAATIMAEVGDLTRFTNASQLMAYLGLVPSEMSCGPYPATWRRAWAVVGPGTPKKQTLKKIMDRSIPIRF; the protein is encoded by the coding sequence ATGCCGCCTTTTTTCATATCGCGGAATGCGTGTCCAGTTTGGCGCGGAAAGCGCAAGCAAATCGTGTTCCAGGAGTATGTCGACACGATCAGCGCCGGCATCCAGCACGTCCTGGGACTGGACCAGCACATCGCGCGCGTCGCGCAGGCGTCGGCGGTGTGGCCGATCATTGTAGCATTGATGGCGCTGCGCGGCGTGAGCTTGCTGACGGCGGCGACGATCATGGCCGAAGTGGGCGATCTGACCCGCTTCACCAATGCATCGCAACTGATGGCTTATCTGGGGCTGGTGCCGTCGGAAATGTCTTGCGGCCCATACCCCGCCACTTGGCGACGCGCCTGGGCCGTCGTGGGGCCAGGCACGCCCAAAAAGCAAACATTGAAGAAAATCATGGACAGGTCAATACCTATCAGGTTCTAA
- a CDS encoding TauD/TfdA dioxygenase family protein: MSAVLKTPLASSSFHIEPFDAPLGAQITGLDLAQPLGLSDFQRIHHAHLDHHVLVFRDQKITPQQQIDFSRRFGPLQIHVLRQFQLSSHPEILLISNIVDNGQPIGLGDAGHFWHSDLSYKEVPSLGSMLHAQELPEEGGDTLFANMHLAWESLPVALRHAVRNARAEHSYLAQYAELQRRNPWRPNLSQAQIDEVKPVIHPVVRVHPETGRRALFVSEHFTTRIVGLPDDESRAVLDELFAHSVKPEHIYVHRWLPHDLVFWDNRSLMHLAAGCPADQRCKLYRTTIEGDAPF; the protein is encoded by the coding sequence ATGTCGGCCGTCCTGAAAACCCCGCTTGCATCATCGTCTTTTCACATTGAACCATTCGATGCGCCGCTCGGTGCGCAAATCACCGGTCTCGACCTGGCGCAGCCGCTGGGGTTGAGCGATTTCCAGCGCATCCACCACGCGCACCTGGATCACCATGTGCTGGTGTTCCGGGATCAAAAGATTACGCCGCAGCAGCAGATCGATTTCAGCCGCCGTTTCGGCCCGCTGCAAATCCATGTGCTGCGCCAATTCCAGTTAAGCAGCCATCCGGAAATCCTGTTGATTTCCAACATCGTCGACAACGGCCAGCCGATCGGGCTTGGCGACGCCGGTCATTTCTGGCATTCGGATTTGTCGTACAAGGAAGTGCCCAGCCTCGGTTCGATGTTGCATGCGCAAGAGTTGCCGGAGGAGGGCGGCGATACGCTGTTCGCGAATATGCACCTGGCCTGGGAAAGCTTGCCGGTGGCGCTGCGTCACGCGGTACGGAATGCGCGCGCCGAACATAGTTATCTGGCGCAATATGCCGAATTGCAGCGCCGTAATCCGTGGCGTCCCAACCTGAGCCAGGCGCAAATCGACGAGGTCAAGCCGGTGATCCATCCGGTGGTGCGGGTGCATCCGGAAACCGGGCGCCGCGCGCTGTTTGTCAGCGAGCATTTCACGACCCGCATCGTCGGCTTGCCGGACGATGAAAGCCGCGCCGTGCTCGATGAATTGTTTGCCCACAGCGTCAAGCCCGAGCATATCTATGTGCACCGCTGGTTGCCGCACGACCTGGTGTTTTGGGATAACCGCTCGCTGATGCACCTGGCGGCCGGTTGTCCGGCCGACCAGCGCTGCAAGCTGTACCGTACCACCATCGAAGGTGATGCGCCGTTCTGA